DNA from Neovison vison isolate M4711 chromosome 12, ASM_NN_V1, whole genome shotgun sequence:
GCATCCTGGCATCGCTGGGTGAACATCTACGGGTGCCTTGGGCGTGGGGAGTATCACCACTCCTACAACCACAGGCTCTAACTGACCCCCAACCCTGGGCTGCGGTAAGTGGGGGCAGGAGCGGGGGCTCTTAGGAGCTCTGAATGAGAGAGTAGGATCCTAGGACTGCGTTAGTCATTCCTAcactctctccccagccccctccctctgTGCCAGAGACGCTCCTGGTCTCCTGTCtccattctctcctccttcctttactAAGAGAACTCTTCAGTTGAGGCTGGGCATGTGGCTGAAGACTActtttcccagcttcccttgcagctTCTTGTGGCCATGTCACTAAGACCTGGACAGTGAGATGTGATCGGAAGTGACCGAGTCATTTCTGGCTCATGCCCTTTACGGGAAAGGGCATGTGCTTCTCTTACTGTTCTCTGCTTCCCCTGTGCTGGGATGCACATGTGATCATGAAGCAACCATTCTATCCAGAAGTGGAAGGTGCTTATGAAGGAAAGCAGAGCTGCCACTGGATGTGGACCATCGCTCTCTAGACAGTTAAGCTAGAAACAAGCTTGTCTTGCTTAAATTACTGTATTCTGGGGTCTCTTAATTAGAGTAGCTTAGAATCTAACCAATACATCCCCTGCCCTCAAGAGGCAAAGAGGAATGAGATGACATACAGCTGGCCTTCAAGTCCCTCCTGGGCCCAGCCAGGGCAGCCCTGTGGGCCTTCCTGACTCTAGCCAACCCCAAGGAGGGGTGCAAGGGGATGGTGGGGTGCAAGGGTTTTAGTGGGAAGGGGTGAAGGGGAACCACCTCCTTCCCCGTGCCCCCTCgcaggcccaacctactgagctgGCTGATGGTCCAGCCTCTGGCTCCCATCCCACCCTGAGAACTGGACTCTTCACCTTGCCACAAGACAgcaacataaaaagaaagaaggaatgtcAAGGCCAGATTTGGAACCAAAAGAAAGACTCCTTGGACTTCTGCAGACCCCCGCCTACCCCACAGGTGCTGTCCAGCaccgggcagggggaggggcggactATGGGGCAGATTTCTCGGCTCCTTCTGGCTCAGCTCTTCGAACACTGCAGTTCTTCCCAGCTGGCTGCTGtttttcctcccctcctgccctggTGTCCCCTTTTCCTCCTGGAGCCAAAAGCATCTATTTACAGAGCCCCAGGACCTCCTGGCACGTCCACTTCTCCGCTGCAGGTCCAAAGCCCCAGGAGGCCAAATGGTAGGTTTCTTCCTGGCAGGGGCTGCAGCTCccatctgctggccctggggagcTCCTACAggttcccttccccaccctgcccaaCTTCCCTCACTACCCAGCAACCACCATGCACGCTCCACCAGCACCTCCCGGCCACAGGGCTCTTGGGACTGCGAAGGGCTGGACTCCCCTCTCCTGATGGGGAAGGACGTTTTGTGAGCTCACAGGCCCAACCCCAATTCACGAGGGCCTGAGTAGGGAAGACTCCTTCACCCATCCACTCCCGGTCTTCTCAAGGACCAGCCAGacggcagagagaggcagaaaaacatcaggaggggcagctgccagcccccaccctgcccctggccctCTGAGATCACGCAGTCTTAGCCTTCAACCACATCCGATTTGCCCCTGGCGGGGGGCCTTCCCTCGGGAGCCCTGGGCCGCCGCCCACCTTCCGCCGTGCTCCTGGGCTCCTGGTAGGGGTTGTCCAGCAGGTAGCGGAACTGGGCGTAGTTGCTGAGCAGGTACTTCGGGGCGTACATGTGCTCGCTGGGGTCGGCCGGCGGGTACTCCTGCTGCGTGCCGTCGAACCAGCCCCCGGTGCGGATCAGACCCCGGATGTAATTGAGGTCCCGCTTGTCCTCGTAGTCGCCCCAGCGGGGGAAGTCGCCGTTCTGGGCCGACACGAGCTTGAAGTAGATGCCCTCGGGCGTGAAGCACCAGGAGCAGTGCCAGCCGGCGAAGTGCAGGGGGCTGCCGAGCGACCACTGCACCAGGATGTGGCCTGTGCGGTTCTCGTACTGCCGGAAGTTGGGCATGGTGTAGTACTGGCGGCGGCGCAGGCGGATGCCGTCCAGCCCGTACACCGTCTGCAGCATGTCCACCGTGCAGCCCGACACCACCTCCAGGGTGCCCGGCTGCTTCCAGAAGAAGCCGTACAGCGACTTGCGCATGTGGAAGGCGAACGGCTCCGTCCAGCCGTCGTACAGCTTGAGGAAGAGCACACCGTCGCGCGCGGGGATCTCGTCGGCGTCGTCGATGATGAAGACGTCGTCGGGCCGCAGGTTGCGCAGGCGCGACACGCCGTCCTGCGTCAGGAAGGTGCGCAGGTAGTCGTCGGCGATCCAGCCGTCCTGCCGCCCGCCCAGCGGGAAGTGGTCCAGGAAGACGTAGAGCACCTTGTGCCGGATGTACTCGAACGTGCCGTTGGTGAGCATCTCGCGGAACTTGAGCGGCCGCGGCTCCCCGTAGGCCGTGAAGTTGGACTCGCACACCACGAAGGCGTCCACCACGTCGCCCAGCTCGTGGAAGCGCACGTCCAGCAGGTCGAACTCGTGGTTGATGTTGATGGCGTTGATGACCCGCCGCGGCACCTCGCGGGGCACCAGGCGCTCCTTGGTGGGCAGGTTGGAGTACTGCACCACGGTGGGCACGCCGCAGCTCGGCCCGTGCCAGCCGGGGAGGCACACGCACTCCACCCACTTGCGTCGCGGGCTGCGGGCCCCCGGGCGCTCGCGGGCGCTCAGCAGGTGCCGGGCCGGGCCCCGGGCAGAGGAGCCGTCGGCCCCCTCCGCCTTCTCCTCCGGCCGCCCCGAGGAGGGCTTCTCCAGCATCTTGGTGCCTGGTTTGAAGCAGACGCCTCCCGCCTTGGTGCGGACGAAGTACTCGGTGGTGTCCTCGGGCAGCACGAAGTCCATCCGGTGGAGCTCCTCGCTGGCCTTGCTTGGGGACAGCGGCTGGAGCAGGGGCGAGTGGGAGTAGAGCGGCGTTCGCAGCAG
Protein-coding regions in this window:
- the MGAT3 gene encoding beta-1,4-mannosyl-glycoprotein 4-beta-N-acetylglucosaminyltransferase isoform X1 — its product is MTPGLPGWAAGWTVPSCRGPGGGMLGMPMKMRRYKLFLMFCMAGLCLISFLHFFKTLSYVTFPRELASLSPNLVSSFFWNNAPVTPQASPEPGSPDLLRTPLYSHSPLLQPLSPSKASEELHRMDFVLPEDTTEYFVRTKAGGVCFKPGTKMLEKPSSGRPEEKAEGADGSSARGPARHLLSARERPGARSPRRKWVECVCLPGWHGPSCGVPTVVQYSNLPTKERLVPREVPRRVINAININHEFDLLDVRFHELGDVVDAFVVCESNFTAYGEPRPLKFREMLTNGTFEYIRHKVLYVFLDHFPLGGRQDGWIADDYLRTFLTQDGVSRLRNLRPDDVFIIDDADEIPARDGVLFLKLYDGWTEPFAFHMRKSLYGFFWKQPGTLEVVSGCTVDMLQTVYGLDGIRLRRRQYYTMPNFRQYENRTGHILVQWSLGSPLHFAGWHCSWCFTPEGIYFKLVSAQNGDFPRWGDYEDKRDLNYIRGLIRTGGWFDGTQQEYPPADPSEHMYAPKYLLSNYAQFRYLLDNPYQEPRSTAEGGRRPRAPEGRPPARGKSDVVEG
- the MGAT3 gene encoding beta-1,4-mannosyl-glycoprotein 4-beta-N-acetylglucosaminyltransferase isoform X2, whose protein sequence is MWLLLASWGPGGGPPGRPLLSCRMKMRRYKLFLMFCMAGLCLISFLHFFKTLSYVTFPRELASLSPNLVSSFFWNNAPVTPQASPEPGSPDLLRTPLYSHSPLLQPLSPSKASEELHRMDFVLPEDTTEYFVRTKAGGVCFKPGTKMLEKPSSGRPEEKAEGADGSSARGPARHLLSARERPGARSPRRKWVECVCLPGWHGPSCGVPTVVQYSNLPTKERLVPREVPRRVINAININHEFDLLDVRFHELGDVVDAFVVCESNFTAYGEPRPLKFREMLTNGTFEYIRHKVLYVFLDHFPLGGRQDGWIADDYLRTFLTQDGVSRLRNLRPDDVFIIDDADEIPARDGVLFLKLYDGWTEPFAFHMRKSLYGFFWKQPGTLEVVSGCTVDMLQTVYGLDGIRLRRRQYYTMPNFRQYENRTGHILVQWSLGSPLHFAGWHCSWCFTPEGIYFKLVSAQNGDFPRWGDYEDKRDLNYIRGLIRTGGWFDGTQQEYPPADPSEHMYAPKYLLSNYAQFRYLLDNPYQEPRSTAEGGRRPRAPEGRPPARGKSDVVEG
- the MGAT3 gene encoding beta-1,4-mannosyl-glycoprotein 4-beta-N-acetylglucosaminyltransferase isoform X3, with protein sequence MKMRRYKLFLMFCMAGLCLISFLHFFKTLSYVTFPRELASLSPNLVSSFFWNNAPVTPQASPEPGSPDLLRTPLYSHSPLLQPLSPSKASEELHRMDFVLPEDTTEYFVRTKAGGVCFKPGTKMLEKPSSGRPEEKAEGADGSSARGPARHLLSARERPGARSPRRKWVECVCLPGWHGPSCGVPTVVQYSNLPTKERLVPREVPRRVINAININHEFDLLDVRFHELGDVVDAFVVCESNFTAYGEPRPLKFREMLTNGTFEYIRHKVLYVFLDHFPLGGRQDGWIADDYLRTFLTQDGVSRLRNLRPDDVFIIDDADEIPARDGVLFLKLYDGWTEPFAFHMRKSLYGFFWKQPGTLEVVSGCTVDMLQTVYGLDGIRLRRRQYYTMPNFRQYENRTGHILVQWSLGSPLHFAGWHCSWCFTPEGIYFKLVSAQNGDFPRWGDYEDKRDLNYIRGLIRTGGWFDGTQQEYPPADPSEHMYAPKYLLSNYAQFRYLLDNPYQEPRSTAEGGRRPRAPEGRPPARGKSDVVEG